The Burkholderia cepacia genome includes a region encoding these proteins:
- the astB gene encoding N-succinylarginine dihydrolase: MNAQEANFDGLVGPTHNYAGLSFGNVASLNNEKSAANPKAAAKQGLRKMKQLADLGFAQGVLPPQERPSLRLLRELGFSGKDADVIAKAAKQAPELLAAASSASAMWTANAATVSPSADTSDGRVHFTPANLCSKLHRAIEHEATRRTLSTLFADPAHFAVHEALTGTPALGDEGAANHTRFCAEYGKPGIEFFVYGRAEYRRGPEPKRFPARQTFEASRAVAHRHGLAEEATVYAQQDPDVIDAGVFHNDVISVGNRDTLFTHERAFVNKQAIYDTLTAALDARGARLNVIEVPEAAVSVNDAVTSYLFNSQLLSRADGSQVLVVPQECRENGNVAAYLDELAAGNGPIHDVLVFDLRESMKNGGGPACLRLRVVLNEAERAAVTSNVWINDTLFTSLDTWIDRHYRDRLAPEDLADPALLDESRTALDELTQILRVGSLYDFQR, encoded by the coding sequence ATGAACGCACAAGAAGCCAATTTCGACGGGCTCGTCGGCCCGACCCACAACTACGCCGGCCTGTCGTTCGGCAACGTGGCGTCGCTCAACAACGAGAAGTCGGCCGCGAACCCGAAGGCCGCCGCGAAGCAGGGGCTGCGCAAGATGAAGCAGCTCGCGGATCTCGGCTTCGCTCAAGGCGTGCTGCCGCCGCAGGAGCGGCCGTCGCTGCGCCTGTTGCGCGAGCTCGGCTTCTCGGGCAAGGACGCGGACGTGATCGCGAAGGCCGCGAAGCAGGCGCCCGAACTGCTCGCTGCCGCGAGCTCGGCATCGGCGATGTGGACCGCGAACGCGGCCACCGTCAGCCCGTCGGCGGACACGAGCGACGGCCGCGTGCACTTCACGCCGGCGAACCTCTGCAGCAAGCTGCATCGCGCGATCGAACACGAAGCGACGCGCCGCACGCTGTCGACGCTGTTCGCCGATCCCGCGCACTTCGCGGTGCATGAAGCGCTGACCGGCACACCGGCGCTCGGCGACGAGGGCGCGGCGAACCACACGCGCTTCTGTGCCGAATACGGCAAGCCGGGCATCGAGTTCTTCGTGTACGGCCGCGCGGAATATCGCCGCGGCCCCGAGCCGAAGCGTTTCCCGGCACGCCAGACGTTCGAGGCGAGCCGCGCGGTCGCCCATCGCCACGGGCTCGCCGAAGAGGCGACGGTGTATGCGCAGCAGGACCCGGACGTGATCGACGCGGGTGTGTTCCACAACGACGTGATCTCGGTCGGCAACCGCGACACGCTGTTCACGCACGAGCGCGCGTTCGTCAACAAGCAGGCGATCTACGACACGCTGACCGCCGCGCTCGACGCACGCGGCGCGCGCCTGAACGTGATCGAGGTGCCCGAGGCGGCCGTGAGCGTGAACGACGCGGTCACGTCGTATCTGTTCAACAGCCAGCTGCTGTCGCGCGCGGACGGTTCGCAGGTGCTCGTCGTGCCGCAGGAATGCCGCGAGAACGGGAACGTCGCGGCTTATCTCGACGAACTCGCGGCCGGCAACGGCCCGATTCACGACGTGCTCGTGTTCGACCTGCGCGAAAGCATGAAGAACGGCGGTGGCCCCGCCTGCCTGCGTCTTCGCGTCGTGCTGAACGAAGCGGAACGCGCGGCCGTCACGTCGAACGTATGGATCAACGACACGCTGTTCACGTCGCTCGACACGTGGATCGACCGGCACTATCGCGATCGCCTCGCACCGGAAGACCTCGCCGATCCGGCGCTGCTCGACGAATCGCGCACGGCGCTCGACGAGCTCACGCAGATCCTGCGCGTCGGGTCGCTGTATGACTTCCAGCGCTGA
- the astE gene encoding succinylglutamate desuccinylase, producing the protein MPANALLDDFLAFTLAGGAPAVRDGVCAGGAVRWQWQGEGLLALEPGAADVASSRSVLVSAGVHGDETAPIELLSMLVRDLASGALPLACRLLVVLGNVPAMRAGERYLDDDLNRLFSGRHAQVPASREAPRAAQLEAAAAAFFADAPAGAARWHIDMHTAIRASVFEQFALLPHTGTPPTRTMFEWLGDARIAAVLLHTAKGNTYSHFTAEHCGALACTLELGKVRPFGQNDLTRFAPADRAVRKLVSGAGGAADAQGDRPPLPRVFTVIDQITKQSDALELFVAADVANFTAFARGTVLAQDGDYRYTVTHDEERIVFPNPTVKPGLRAGLLVVDTTRETIAALV; encoded by the coding sequence ATGCCGGCCAACGCGCTGCTCGACGACTTCCTCGCGTTCACGCTGGCCGGCGGCGCGCCGGCCGTGCGCGACGGCGTCTGCGCCGGCGGCGCGGTGCGCTGGCAGTGGCAGGGCGAGGGGCTGCTCGCGCTCGAGCCGGGTGCGGCGGACGTGGCATCGAGCCGTAGTGTGCTGGTATCTGCCGGCGTGCACGGCGACGAGACGGCGCCGATCGAGCTGCTGTCGATGCTCGTGCGCGATCTCGCATCGGGCGCGCTGCCGCTCGCGTGCCGGCTGCTCGTCGTGCTCGGCAACGTGCCGGCGATGCGGGCCGGCGAACGCTATCTCGACGACGACCTGAACCGCCTGTTCAGCGGTCGTCACGCGCAGGTGCCCGCCAGCCGCGAAGCGCCGCGCGCCGCGCAGCTCGAAGCGGCCGCCGCCGCGTTCTTCGCGGACGCGCCGGCCGGCGCCGCGCGCTGGCACATCGACATGCACACGGCGATCCGCGCGTCGGTGTTCGAGCAGTTCGCACTGCTGCCGCACACGGGCACGCCGCCGACGCGCACGATGTTCGAATGGCTCGGCGACGCGCGGATCGCGGCCGTGCTGCTGCATACCGCGAAGGGCAATACGTATTCGCATTTCACGGCCGAGCACTGCGGCGCGCTCGCATGCACGCTGGAACTCGGCAAGGTGCGCCCGTTCGGCCAGAACGACCTGACGCGCTTCGCTCCGGCCGATCGCGCGGTGCGCAAGCTCGTGTCGGGCGCGGGGGGCGCTGCCGACGCGCAGGGCGATCGTCCGCCGCTGCCGCGCGTGTTCACGGTGATCGACCAGATCACGAAGCAGAGCGATGCGCTCGAGCTGTTCGTCGCGGCCGACGTCGCGAACTTCACCGCGTTCGCACGCGGCACGGTGCTCGCGCAGGACGGCGATTACCGCTACACGGTCACGCACGACGAGGAACGGATCGTCTTTCCGAACCCGACCGTGAAGCCGGGCCTGCGCGCGGGCCTGCTCGTCGTCGACACGACCCGCGAGACGATCGCGGCGCTCGTCTGA
- a CDS encoding ABC transporter substrate-binding protein, which produces MKLDWLKVAAHAVVAASAVAAGSTFAADLKEIRFGVEASYAPFEYKTPDGKLTGFDIDIGNAVCAKLKTKCVWVENDFDGLIPALQARKFDAINSDMTITDQRKHAIAFTDPIYTIPNQLIAKQGSGLLPTPQSLKGKRVGVLQGTIQEAYAKKKWAPAGVEVVPYQTQDLAYADLKSGRLDATFQDAEAGSKGFLTKPQGQGFAFAGGTVSDAEILGSGVGFGLRKNDAALKTALDQALKDLKADGTIDNLAKKYFSVPVTLK; this is translated from the coding sequence ATGAAGTTGGATTGGCTTAAAGTGGCCGCGCATGCGGTGGTGGCGGCATCGGCCGTGGCGGCAGGCAGCACGTTTGCCGCGGATCTGAAAGAGATCCGTTTCGGCGTCGAAGCCTCGTACGCGCCGTTCGAATACAAGACGCCCGACGGCAAGCTGACCGGCTTCGACATCGACATCGGCAACGCAGTGTGCGCGAAGCTGAAGACGAAGTGCGTGTGGGTCGAGAACGACTTCGACGGCCTGATCCCGGCGCTGCAGGCGCGCAAGTTCGACGCGATCAACTCGGACATGACGATCACCGACCAGCGCAAGCATGCGATCGCGTTCACCGATCCGATCTACACGATCCCGAACCAGCTGATCGCGAAGCAGGGCAGCGGCCTGCTGCCGACCCCGCAATCGCTGAAGGGCAAGCGCGTCGGCGTGCTGCAGGGCACGATCCAGGAAGCGTACGCGAAGAAGAAGTGGGCGCCGGCGGGCGTTGAAGTCGTGCCGTACCAGACGCAGGATCTCGCCTACGCCGACCTGAAGTCGGGCCGTCTCGACGCGACGTTCCAGGACGCGGAAGCCGGTTCGAAGGGCTTCCTGACGAAGCCGCAAGGCCAGGGCTTCGCGTTCGCGGGCGGTACCGTGAGCGACGCCGAGATCCTCGGTTCGGGCGTCGGTTTCGGCCTGCGCAAGAACGACGCGGCGCTGAAGACCGCGCTCGATCAGGCGCTGAAGGACCTGAAGGCCGACGGCACGATCGACAACCTCGCGAAGAAGTACTTCAGCGTGCCCGTGACGCTCAAGTAA
- a CDS encoding HDOD domain-containing protein, whose product MSITEHLPRTALLDKLWARMNERGDFPLLSESLRATMAAMKNDDLDFTALVRVVLSDFALTQKVLRLANSAMYMAFGGNITTVTRALMVLGMDAVGHLVVGLKLVDHFHHSTPRRIDAKLELNRALLSGCVARKLTERAELRAGEEAVVCTLMRQVGKLLVVCYLDSEWDRIRRRAAELNGDEAAACIDVLGVGFDEIGLEAAARWRLPDVIRASMTDDDGHDLVEVDGEARDTADDDSPASEIAWLRAVSRCSTDVAGALVMPASPQRDARIAALAQHYGTELGMEPDALVEIAERLAREEASDTMMREIVELRANADAIARAQAEPEACLEAGLADLRALPSEHVLTPVLALASESLLAGLAFTRTVMFVRHDDGMFAARLGFGPGVDTMLDRLRFDERFEPDVFHLAISNSVGIFIEQAQEPKMLKRLPAWYLDAFDDTRAFVLLPVRVGTTTVALLYGDWAGAQPARKITQQEMGVLNEMARELARFFKH is encoded by the coding sequence ATGTCAATCACCGAACACCTGCCCCGCACCGCGTTGCTCGACAAGCTGTGGGCCCGGATGAACGAACGGGGCGATTTCCCGCTGCTGTCGGAATCGCTGCGCGCGACGATGGCCGCGATGAAGAACGACGATCTCGACTTCACCGCGCTCGTGCGCGTCGTGCTGTCGGACTTCGCCCTCACGCAGAAAGTGCTGCGGCTCGCGAACTCCGCGATGTACATGGCGTTCGGCGGCAACATCACGACCGTGACCCGCGCACTGATGGTGCTCGGCATGGATGCCGTCGGCCACCTGGTCGTCGGGCTCAAGCTCGTCGACCATTTCCACCACAGTACGCCGCGACGCATCGACGCGAAGCTCGAACTGAACCGCGCGCTGCTGTCCGGCTGCGTCGCGCGCAAGCTTACCGAACGCGCCGAGCTGCGCGCGGGCGAGGAAGCCGTCGTCTGCACGCTGATGCGCCAGGTCGGCAAGCTGCTCGTGGTCTGCTATCTCGACAGCGAATGGGACCGGATCCGCCGCCGCGCGGCCGAACTGAACGGCGACGAAGCGGCCGCCTGCATCGACGTGCTCGGCGTCGGCTTCGACGAGATCGGGCTCGAGGCGGCCGCGCGCTGGCGGCTGCCCGACGTGATCCGCGCGAGCATGACCGACGACGACGGCCACGACCTCGTGGAAGTCGACGGCGAAGCGCGCGACACGGCCGACGACGACAGCCCGGCCAGCGAAATCGCGTGGCTGCGCGCGGTGAGCCGCTGCTCGACCGACGTCGCGGGCGCGCTCGTGATGCCCGCGAGCCCGCAGCGCGACGCGCGCATCGCGGCGCTCGCGCAGCACTACGGCACGGAACTCGGCATGGAACCCGACGCGCTCGTCGAGATCGCCGAGCGGCTCGCGCGCGAGGAAGCGAGCGACACCATGATGCGCGAGATCGTCGAGCTGCGCGCGAACGCCGATGCGATCGCGCGCGCGCAGGCCGAGCCCGAGGCGTGCCTCGAAGCCGGCCTCGCGGACCTGCGCGCGCTGCCGTCCGAGCACGTGCTGACGCCGGTACTCGCGCTCGCGTCGGAAAGCCTGCTGGCCGGCCTGGCGTTCACGCGCACCGTGATGTTCGTGCGTCACGACGACGGCATGTTCGCCGCGCGCCTCGGCTTCGGCCCCGGCGTCGATACGATGCTCGACCGGCTGCGCTTCGACGAGCGCTTCGAGCCGGACGTGTTTCATCTCGCGATCTCGAACTCGGTCGGCATCTTCATCGAGCAGGCGCAGGAGCCGAAGATGCTCAAGCGCCTGCCCGCGTGGTATCTCGACGCATTCGACGACACGCGCGCGTTCGTGCTGCTGCCCGTGCGGGTCGGCACGACGACCGTCGCGCTGCTGTACGGCGACTGGGCCGGCGCGCAGCCCGCGCGCAAGATCACGCAGCAGGAGATGGGCGTGCTCAACGAGATGGCACGGGAACTGGCGCGGTTCTTCAAGCACTGA
- the cdpA gene encoding cyclic di-GMP phosphodiesterase CdpA — protein sequence MPARAGAPRRDDSVRNWLEQTVGTVDFLAHVDRELRFLYVSDASLRFIGYHRDYLHTLTLRDLIAEQDTAALEGLLARAARSGQVEKATMCIVKSLTYPLDVEIRAFKSRHHGVDGFAIAAFDVSSWRALEARLTYEMHHDPMTGLDNLSALVPALMRAQQAADEGGTCAALLLLDLDDYQRINRALGYDAGDTLLRETAQRLKALVTPNEQLARVASDKFAVVLSAPDRTQASNAADALARRLQAAVRQPYVYQGQTVHLSASIGIALYPDERAAPHRAQHHSPLLRRADHALAQAKASGGNALAFHAPVDDPADAERLKLEADLYDGVRNGEFSLHFQPITRSQSGAVVGVEALIRWRHPVHGLVPPATFIPLAESIGLINYLGNWVLKAACMQLVAWDRQGLALQYVAVNVSPQQFRDPRFTQSVREAIALTGIDPRRIVLEITESLLMHDPAQAKGLLEELTDLGIRFAIDDFGTGYSSLAYLQRFPLAKLKIDRSFVENLLTSRNDRAIVSAVVGLAQTLDLELVAEGVETEAQRELLTEMGCNHIQGWLVCQALPSEELARRFEAQQLHLHAAA from the coding sequence ATGCCCGCGCGCGCCGGCGCACCGCGCCGCGACGACTCCGTACGCAACTGGCTGGAACAGACGGTTGGCACGGTGGATTTCCTCGCCCATGTCGACCGCGAACTGCGCTTTCTGTACGTGTCGGACGCAAGCCTGCGCTTCATCGGCTACCACCGTGACTACCTGCACACGCTGACGCTGCGCGACCTGATCGCCGAACAGGATACCGCGGCGCTCGAAGGCCTGCTTGCGCGCGCCGCGCGTTCCGGCCAGGTCGAGAAGGCGACGATGTGCATCGTGAAATCGCTGACCTACCCGCTGGACGTCGAGATCCGCGCGTTCAAGAGCCGCCACCACGGGGTCGACGGGTTCGCGATCGCGGCGTTCGACGTGTCGTCGTGGCGCGCGCTCGAGGCGCGCCTGACCTACGAGATGCACCACGACCCGATGACGGGCCTCGACAACCTGTCCGCGCTCGTGCCCGCACTGATGCGCGCGCAGCAGGCCGCCGACGAGGGCGGCACCTGCGCGGCGCTGCTGCTGCTCGACCTCGACGACTACCAGCGGATCAACCGCGCGCTCGGCTACGACGCGGGCGACACGCTGCTGCGCGAAACCGCGCAGCGGCTGAAGGCACTCGTCACGCCGAACGAACAGCTCGCGCGCGTCGCGAGCGACAAGTTCGCGGTCGTGCTCAGTGCGCCGGACCGCACGCAGGCGAGCAATGCCGCCGATGCACTCGCACGCCGGCTGCAGGCCGCGGTGCGCCAGCCCTACGTGTACCAGGGGCAGACCGTGCACCTGTCCGCGAGCATCGGCATCGCGCTCTACCCTGACGAGCGCGCCGCACCGCATCGCGCGCAGCACCACAGCCCGCTGCTGCGGCGTGCCGACCACGCGCTCGCGCAGGCGAAGGCGTCGGGCGGCAACGCGCTCGCGTTCCACGCGCCCGTCGATGACCCGGCGGACGCCGAACGGCTGAAGCTCGAGGCCGACCTGTACGACGGCGTGCGCAACGGCGAGTTTTCGCTCCATTTCCAGCCGATCACGCGCAGCCAGTCGGGCGCGGTGGTCGGCGTCGAGGCGCTGATCCGCTGGCGCCACCCGGTGCACGGCCTCGTGCCGCCGGCGACCTTCATTCCGCTCGCCGAATCGATCGGCCTGATCAACTACCTCGGCAACTGGGTGCTCAAGGCCGCTTGCATGCAGCTCGTCGCGTGGGATCGCCAGGGGCTCGCGCTGCAGTACGTGGCGGTCAACGTGTCGCCGCAGCAGTTCCGCGACCCGCGCTTCACGCAGAGCGTGCGCGAGGCGATCGCGCTGACGGGCATCGACCCGCGCCGCATCGTGCTCGAGATCACCGAAAGCCTGCTGATGCACGATCCCGCGCAGGCGAAGGGGCTGCTCGAGGAGCTGACCGATCTCGGCATCCGCTTCGCGATCGACGATTTCGGTACCGGTTATTCGAGCCTCGCGTATCTGCAGCGCTTCCCGCTCGCGAAGCTGAAGATCGATCGCAGTTTCGTCGAGAACCTGCTGACCTCGCGCAACGACCGCGCGATCGTGTCGGCCGTGGTCGGCCTCGCGCAGACGCTCGATCTCGAGCTCGTCGCGGAAGGCGTCGAGACCGAGGCGCAGCGCGAACTGCTGACGGAGATGGGCTGCAACCATATCCAGGGCTGGCTCGTCTGCCAGGCGCTGCCGTCCGAGGAGCTTGCGCGGCGCTTCGAGGCCCAGCAGCTGCACCTGCACGCCGCCGCCTGA
- a CDS encoding peroxiredoxin produces the protein MKRKLLLGAAVAALVAGHALTAQAELKPGAAAPDFTTQASLGGKTYTYALADALKQGPVVLYFYPAAFTKGCTIEAHAFADAVDRYKAYGATVIGVSADRIDTLTKFSVSECRSKFPVAADPDAKIIREYDAKLPAIDRANRVSYVISPEGKILYEYTSMSPDKHVENTLAAVKAWADAHPKKQ, from the coding sequence ATGAAGCGAAAACTGTTGCTGGGCGCCGCCGTGGCGGCGCTGGTGGCCGGTCATGCGCTGACGGCGCAGGCGGAACTGAAGCCGGGCGCCGCGGCCCCGGATTTCACGACGCAGGCGTCGCTGGGCGGCAAGACCTACACGTACGCGCTCGCGGACGCGCTGAAGCAGGGGCCGGTCGTGCTCTATTTCTACCCGGCCGCGTTCACGAAGGGCTGCACGATCGAGGCGCACGCGTTCGCGGACGCAGTCGACCGTTACAAGGCTTACGGTGCGACGGTGATCGGCGTATCGGCCGACAGGATCGACACGCTGACGAAGTTCTCGGTGAGCGAGTGCCGGAGCAAGTTCCCGGTCGCGGCCGATCCGGACGCGAAGATCATCCGGGAATACGACGCGAAACTGCCGGCAATCGACCGCGCGAACCGCGTGTCCTACGTGATTTCGCCGGAAGGGAAGATTCTCTACGAATACACGAGCATGTCGCCCGACAAGCACGTCGAGAACACGCTCGCCGCCGTGAAGGCGTGGGCGGACGCGCACCCGAAGAAGCAGTAA
- a CDS encoding NYN domain-containing protein: protein MALPLDNVSMAVFCDFENVALGVRDAKYEKFDIKPVLERLLLKGSIVVKKAYCDWDRYKGFKASMHEASFELIEIPHVRQSGKNSADIRLVVDALDLCYTKSHVDTFVIISGDSDFSPLVSKLRENAKKVIGVGVKKSTSDLLVANCDEFIFYDDLVREQQRALAKREQQQRAGNGGAKRPDEPSRKPELEARRTEAIALAVETFDALASERDDVGKIWASVLKSAIKRRKPDFNESYYGFRAFGNLLDEAQARGLLEVGRDDKSGAFVSRARQSAAAEPAAPVDAPAAQDDARAAEPARAERERRHGRHGAAHAQEAAAPVVAEAVERDMADAAAPEAAGHADAGGPAGPGEANDEKKDGRKRARKSAAKKTGAKKGDAKKADAKPADVRNGDEQHGDAKHADAKHGDAKHGDGKHAERTHADAPQVEMNFVDSAHADATSAGTKAADVAVVEPQPEAAAPAEAVAEAKPKKPARKAAPRARRPRKTAPAAE, encoded by the coding sequence ATGGCATTACCCCTGGACAACGTCAGCATGGCCGTGTTCTGCGACTTCGAGAACGTCGCGCTCGGCGTGCGCGACGCGAAGTACGAGAAGTTCGACATCAAGCCCGTGCTGGAGCGCCTGCTGCTGAAGGGCAGCATCGTCGTGAAGAAGGCCTATTGCGACTGGGATCGCTACAAGGGCTTCAAGGCGTCGATGCACGAGGCGAGCTTCGAGCTGATCGAGATTCCGCACGTGCGCCAGTCGGGCAAGAATTCGGCCGACATCCGGCTCGTCGTGGACGCGCTCGACCTCTGCTACACGAAATCGCACGTCGATACGTTCGTGATCATCAGCGGCGACTCGGATTTTTCGCCGCTGGTGTCGAAGCTGCGCGAGAACGCGAAGAAGGTGATCGGCGTCGGCGTGAAGAAATCGACGTCGGACCTGCTGGTCGCGAACTGCGACGAATTCATCTTCTACGACGATCTGGTGCGCGAGCAGCAGCGCGCGCTCGCGAAGCGCGAACAGCAGCAGCGCGCCGGCAACGGCGGCGCGAAGCGGCCGGACGAGCCGTCCCGCAAGCCGGAGCTCGAAGCGCGCCGGACCGAGGCGATCGCGCTGGCCGTGGAGACGTTCGACGCGCTCGCGTCGGAGCGGGACGACGTCGGCAAGATCTGGGCGTCGGTGTTGAAGAGCGCGATCAAGCGTCGCAAGCCGGACTTCAACGAGTCGTACTACGGATTCCGCGCGTTCGGCAACCTGCTCGACGAGGCGCAGGCGCGCGGCCTGCTCGAAGTGGGGCGTGACGACAAGTCGGGCGCGTTCGTGTCGCGGGCACGCCAGTCGGCGGCCGCGGAGCCGGCGGCGCCCGTCGATGCGCCGGCGGCACAGGACGATGCACGGGCGGCCGAACCGGCGCGCGCCGAACGCGAGCGCCGCCACGGGCGGCACGGCGCGGCGCACGCGCAGGAAGCGGCGGCGCCGGTCGTGGCCGAAGCGGTCGAGCGCGACATGGCGGACGCCGCCGCGCCGGAAGCGGCGGGGCACGCGGACGCGGGCGGCCCGGCCGGTCCGGGCGAGGCGAACGACGAGAAGAAGGATGGCCGCAAGCGTGCGCGCAAGAGCGCGGCGAAGAAGACCGGCGCGAAGAAGGGCGACGCAAAGAAGGCTGACGCGAAGCCAGCCGACGTGCGGAACGGCGACGAGCAACACGGTGACGCGAAGCATGCCGACGCGAAGCACGGCGACGCGAAGCACGGCGACGGGAAGCATGCGGAGCGGACCCACGCGGATGCGCCGCAGGTCGAGATGAACTTCGTCGACAGCGCGCATGCCGACGCGACGTCGGCAGGCACGAAGGCGGCTGACGTCGCCGTCGTGGAGCCGCAACCCGAAGCGGCCGCGCCGGCCGAAGCGGTCGCCGAAGCCAAGCCGAAGAAACCGGCCCGCAAGGCGGCACCGCGCGCGCGGCGTCCGCGCAAGACCGCGCCGGCCGCCGAGTAA
- a CDS encoding VOC family protein: protein MNVQLNHTIVWCRDKHASSRFLTELLELPPPTPFGAMLVVPLDNGVSLDFYEQDGAIRSQHYAFLLDEAGFDRVLTRIRERGLPHWADPAKRQPDDIYRHNGGCGVYFDDPDGHFLEVMTQPYSLGG from the coding sequence ATGAACGTCCAGCTCAACCATACGATCGTCTGGTGCCGCGACAAGCACGCGTCGAGCCGCTTCCTCACCGAGCTTCTGGAACTGCCGCCGCCGACGCCGTTCGGCGCGATGCTGGTCGTGCCGCTCGACAACGGCGTGTCGCTCGATTTCTACGAGCAGGACGGCGCGATCAGGAGTCAGCACTACGCGTTCCTGCTCGACGAAGCCGGCTTCGATCGCGTGCTGACGCGCATCCGCGAGCGCGGGCTGCCGCACTGGGCCGATCCCGCGAAGCGGCAACCCGATGACATCTACCGCCACAACGGCGGCTGCGGCGTGTATTTCGACGATCCGGACGGCCACTTCCTCGAAGTGATGACGCAGCCTTACTCGCTGGGCGGCTAG